A genomic segment from Neobacillus sp. YX16 encodes:
- a CDS encoding NADH-quinone oxidoreductase subunit M has product MDLSFVLSLLVFSPLLGIIVLAFMPKTEEKTIKIVGFLATLPALGIAVGLYLHYLWGKDLSDFNVVKEWITFGGLAGAEAGYWKVNYELGVSGFSMLLVVLTAVVATLAAIASIYIKKEWKGYFMLFLLLEIGMLGVFTAENLVLFFLFFEITLIPTFFLIGKWGYFEKEKAAYSFLIYNGLGSAVLLIVIMILFAKTGTTNIEMLTQMMNDPNVPLSGGLKLGLLIGLLIAFGVKLPIFPLHSWMLRVHVQAPPSIVMIHSGILLKIGAYGLIRFGMGIFPEQFEKLAVLLAILGVVNLLYGAFLAFIQTDFKMVLAYSSISHMGIVLIGLAAMNEAGVQGAIFQVVSHGLISALLFFLVGAFYERTDTSLMENLGGMAKGMPIASGFLLAGALASLGLPGMSGFVSEFMAFLGLFEEMPWIAAVGCIGIIMTAVYLLRAVLGITYGQSHRDFTGVLDLKGVEFVPVVVLMALIVLIGVIPSVLSSPLQATLETIMLGLGG; this is encoded by the coding sequence ATGGATCTTTCTTTCGTTCTATCACTATTAGTATTCTCCCCGTTACTCGGAATTATTGTTTTAGCCTTCATGCCTAAAACAGAAGAAAAAACCATTAAAATCGTTGGCTTTCTAGCGACACTTCCTGCATTAGGAATTGCAGTCGGACTGTATCTCCATTACCTTTGGGGCAAGGATTTAAGCGACTTTAACGTTGTTAAGGAATGGATTACTTTCGGCGGCCTTGCCGGTGCTGAAGCAGGATATTGGAAAGTGAACTATGAACTCGGTGTCAGTGGCTTTTCAATGCTCTTAGTCGTCCTAACGGCTGTAGTCGCAACACTCGCAGCGATTGCCTCCATTTATATTAAAAAAGAATGGAAAGGCTACTTCATGCTGTTCCTGCTATTAGAAATCGGAATGCTTGGAGTATTTACAGCAGAAAACTTAGTTCTATTTTTCTTATTCTTTGAGATTACCTTAATTCCAACCTTCTTCTTAATCGGAAAATGGGGTTATTTTGAAAAAGAAAAAGCAGCTTACAGCTTTTTAATCTATAACGGTTTAGGCTCAGCTGTCCTGTTAATCGTGATTATGATTTTGTTTGCGAAAACAGGAACCACCAATATTGAAATGTTAACGCAAATGATGAACGACCCGAACGTTCCATTATCGGGCGGTTTAAAACTTGGATTATTGATCGGACTACTTATCGCTTTTGGCGTTAAGCTGCCAATTTTCCCATTACACAGCTGGATGCTTCGCGTCCACGTGCAGGCGCCGCCATCGATTGTTATGATTCACTCTGGTATTCTATTGAAAATCGGTGCGTACGGCTTAATTCGTTTTGGGATGGGTATTTTCCCGGAGCAGTTTGAAAAACTTGCGGTACTCTTGGCCATCCTTGGAGTAGTAAACCTTCTCTACGGAGCGTTCCTAGCGTTCATTCAAACAGACTTTAAAATGGTCTTGGCATACTCGTCGATTTCTCACATGGGAATCGTGTTAATCGGATTAGCGGCGATGAATGAGGCAGGGGTGCAAGGGGCCATCTTCCAAGTGGTATCACATGGTTTAATCTCAGCGCTATTGTTCTTCCTAGTAGGAGCTTTCTATGAGCGCACAGATACATCATTGATGGAAAACCTAGGCGGAATGGCAAAGGGAATGCCAATTGCTTCAGGCTTCCTGCTTGCTGGAGCATTGGCGTCACTTGGCTTACCGGGTATGTCTGGATTCGTCAGTGAATTTATGGCCTTCTTAGGGCTATTTGAAGAAATGCCATGGATTGCAGCAGTCGGCTGCATAGGGATTATCATGACTGCCGTATATTTATTACGGGCCGTACTCGGCATTACGTACGGACAATCACACCGTGACTTTACAGGAGTCCTAGATTTGAAGGGCGTTGAATTCGTACCGGTTGTCGTGCTGATGGCTTTAATCGTCTTAATCGGAGTAATACCAAGCGTTCTAAGCTCACCGCTTCAAGCCACACTTGAAACGATTATGCTAGGGTTAGGAGGGTGA